The Planifilum fulgidum DNA segment AAGGGAGGATGAGGTCTTCTTGACGCTCCCACACTGTGGGAGTACAATAGGGATGTATTAATTCATTATGTGAAACCCCTTTCCAAAAAGCGGTGAATCATTTTGATGAGGAATTTTATCTCTTTGCTGCCGTTTGTGCAGCTTTTTTGGAAAGCAGGGTAACATAAGGAGAAGCACTCAGGTTTATGGGGGGCCTGGCAATGAATCACTCCAGTTTTTTCAACCGTCGGCTGCACTCGCTGTTGGGTGTCATACCGGTGGGCTTTTTTTTGCTCGAGCATCTGTTGACGAACTATTACGCCACCCGGGGAGCTGACGCTTACCGCGAGCAGGTGGAGTGGCTGTGGGACATTCCCTTCCTGCTCTTTTTGGAGATCTTCTTCATTTTCCTTCCGCTTCTGTACCACGGGGTGTACGGATTGTATATCGCCTTCCAGGCGAAGAACAACGTGACCAATTTCGGTTATTTCCGAAACTTGATGTTCATGCTGCAGCGGGTGACCGGGGTGATCACCTTCATCTTTGTCGGTTGGCACGTCTGGGAAACCCGGATTTACGTCGCCCTGAACGACTTGAGCGCCCATGAAGTGGGATTGAGGATGAACGAAATTTTGTCCAACAATCTCACCTTCGCCCTGTATGTGATCGGAGTCATCGCCGCGGTTTTCCACTTCAGCAACGGCATGTGGTCCTTCCTGGTCAGCTGGGGCATCACCGTGGGACCCCGCGCCCAAGCCGTTTCCACCTGGGTGTGGGCCGTCGTTTTCGTCGTCGTGTCCTACATCGGCGTTCGGGCCCTGTTTGCCTTTGTTGACCCAGAATTCGTGACCCAGTCGGCACAGTTCTAAAAGGGGGCACTGCCAATGAATGAAAAGGTCATCGTTGTCGGCGGCGGCTTGGCCGGTCTGATGTCCACGATCAAACTGGCGGAAGCGGGCGCCGACGTGCAATTGTTCTCGATCGTTCCCGTGAAGCGTTCCCACTCCGTCTGTGCGCAGGGTGGAATCAACGGTGCGGTCAACACCAAGGGGGAAGGAGATTCTCCCTGGGAGCACTTTGACGACACCATTTACGGAGGGGACTTTTTGGCCAACCAACCGCCCGTCAAGGCGATGTGTGAAGCGGCGCCGGGCATCATTTACCTGATGGACCGGATGGGAGTCCCCTTCAACCGGACGCCGGAAGGGCTTATTGACTTCCGCCGGTTCGGCGGAACCAAGCACCATCGGACCGCTTATGCCGGCGCGACGACGGGCCAACAGTTGCTGTACGCCCTGGATGAGCAGGTGCGTCGCTACGAGGTGGCCGGTCGCGTCACCAAGTTTGAGCATTGGGAGTTTTTGTCCGCCGTGTTGGATGATGAAGGCCGTTGCCGGGGAATCGTCGCCCAGGATTTGCGCAGCGGGGAAATCCGCGCCTTCCCGGCGGACGCGGTGATTCTGGCCACCGGCGGTCCGGGAATCATCTTCGGCAAGTCGACCAACTCGATGATCAACACCGGTTCCGCTGCCAGCGCCGTTTATCAGCAGGGAGCCATTTACGCCAACGGGGAGTTTATCCAGGTTCACCCGACGGCCATCCCCGGGGATGACAAGCTCCGCCTGATGTCGGAGTCGGCCCGCGGGGAAGGGGGACGGGTTTGGACCTACAAGGACGGAAAGCCGTGGTATTTCCTGGAGGAGTGGTATCCCGCCTACGGGAACCTGGTGCCGCGGGACATCGCCACCCGGGCGATCTTCAAGGTGTGCGTCGACATGAAACTGGGGATCAACGGGGAGAACATGGTCTATTTGGACCTTTCCCACAAGGATCCCAAGGAGCTGGACGTCAAACTGGGCGGGATCATCGAGATTTATGAGAAATTCATGGGAGAAGATCCGCGGAAGGTTCCGATGAAGATCTTCCCGGCGGTGCACTATTCGATGGGCGGCCTGTGGGTGGACTACAACCACATGACCAATATTCCCGGCCTGTTTGCCGCGGGAGAATGCGATTATCAATACCACGGGGCCAACCGTCTCGGCGCCAACTCCCTTCTCTCCTGCATCTACGGAGGGATGGTGGCCGGTCCCAGCGCGATCAGATACGTCCGCGGACTGGAAAAGTCGGCGGAGGATCTGCCTTCCACCCTGTTTGAGCAATACCGCAAAAAGGAAGAGGAAAAATACGAACAAATCCTCAAGATGGACGGAAATGAAAACGCCTATCAGCTGCACAAGGAATTGGGCGAGTGGATGACTGACAATGTGACGGTGGTCCGCTACAATGACCGGCTGTTGAAGACGGACGAAAAGATTCAGGAATTGATGGAGCGGTACAAGCGGATCAGCATGATCGACACCAGCCGGTGGAGCAACCAGGCCGCCTCGTTCACCCGTCAGCTGTGGAACATGCTGCAGTTGGCCCGGGTGATCACCCTGGGGGCCTATCACCGCAACGAAAGCCGCGGCGCCCACTACAAGCCGGAATATCCGGAGCGGAATGACGAAGAGTGGCTCAAGACCACCAAGGCGAAATACACCCCCGACGGTCCGGAGTTTGATTACGAGCCCGTGGACGTTTCCCTGATCAAACCGCGCCCGCGCCGGTACGACGTGGCGAAAGAGGAGGCGGCGAAACAATGAGCGAACAGACGGTGCATCTCATCATCACCCGCCAGGACGGACCGAATGAAAAGCCGTATACGGAAGAGTTCAAGCTGCCGTACCGGAAAAACATGAATGTCATTTCGGCGCTGATGGAGATCCAGCGGAACCCGGTCAACGCCAAGGGGGAAAAAACCACCCCGGTGGTGTGGGAGTCCAACTGCCTGGAAGAGGTGTGCGGCGCCTGTTCGATGGTGATCAACGGAAAGCCGCGTCAGGCCTGCACCGCCCTGATCGACCACCTGGAGCAGCCCATCCGGCTGGAACCGATGCGAACCTTCCCCGTGATCCGGGACCTGATCGTGGATCGCAGCCGGATGTTTGACGCGCTGAAGCGGGTCAAGGCCTGGATCCCCATCGACGGCACCTACGATTTGGGGCCGGGTCCGCGCATGCCGGAGACGGAGCGCCAGATGCGCTACGAGCTGTCCAAGTGCATGACCTGCGGGGTCTGCCTGGAAGCGTGCCCCAATGTGAATTCCCGTTCCAATTTCATGGGTCCCTTTGTGATCAGCCAAGTCCGGCTGTTCAACTCCCATCCGACCGGAGCCATGAACAAGGACGAGCGTCTGGAAGCCCTCTTGGGCGAAGGCGGACTGCAGGAATGCGGAAATTCGCAGAACTGCGTGCAGGTCTGTCCGAAGGGGATTCCGCTGACCACGTCGATCGCCGCGATGAACCGGGAGGCCACCAGGTTTCTCTTCCGCAAATGGTTGTCCAACTGACCGATCCCCCCTTCACGGGGGGTTTTTTGTTCACAAATCCGGCCGGATGCAGCCCAAATATAATGGAGGCGGTTTTTCCGCCTCCCTGATTTGGCGTCTCTATTCGCTCCGCCGGGCGGGGGATGCCCGGCGGAAATCGTTTTTTCGTTCGCAGCAAGGGGAGGCGGGTTTGATCCCGCCTCCCCCGCGACAGATCAGGGCATCAGGCGCTTTCCGAAGAGAAGATTTGTTTCAGCGCATCCAGCAGGCTGGCGAGCCAGTCCAGGAGGGTTTCCAGAAACCCTTTCGTCTCATCGGAGTTGAGGATTTCATCCAGGTTGTCCCGCAGCTTTTTCACCTGATCGCTCAGGGCGCCCCAATCGATATTCAACTCTGACAGGCGTTGAAGCAATTGGGTGAGCTGCTCGATGTCCTGATTGCTCAGATTGATGTTGTATTCATTGGAAACGTTGATGATCAGGTTGCGGAACTCCTCCGGCGTTTCGGGCTTTTCTTCAGCCATCCTTTGTTTGAGGTCCATCATGAATTGGGCGGCCTTGTCCGGGTCTCCGATCTTTTCACCCAATTCGGAGGTCCGGACCATTTCTTCGTTGGCCACTTCTTTTTGTTCATCGCTGATCTTGGTGTCGGTGGCCGTTTCGAAGGCCTTGAGAATGCCCGTCAGTCCCGCGGTTCCCGAAACCTGGGTCGGAGCGGTGACGTACACCTCCGCATCCTTCACCCCGGCGGTGATCAAGGCGTTGGCGTACATCGTTTCGGTAATGTGTGTGATGTTATTGGTTTTCACCGTAATGCCGGCTCCCTTTTCGGCCAGGGTGATTTTGGCCGACGAGAGGGCGCGGGTGCCGATGGTGGCTTTGCTCACATATTTCCCCAGATAACGGTGTTCCTCTTCGTTGGTCACCTCAACGATTTGGACGTTTCTGTCCACATTCATTTCCTTCAGAATCGCATCCCGTTGCTGGGGAGTCAGATCGGCGCCGAGGGTGACGACCGTTTCGCCGACAACGGCGTCGGCGAATGCGACGGCAGGAAGAAGGGAGAAGATCAGTGCGAAGGCTAGCGCTGCCACTCCCGCTTTTCGCAGACGTTTCCAGTTCATCGTGAAAACCCCCTTTTCAATAAATATAGACGTGGATTGGGGACATGAGGTTTCAACGGGCGGGCGTTTTTCGCCGAAAGGTTTTTCTTAACGGCGGCGCTTTGAGGTATGGGGCCTTGTTTGTATATTTTTGCTGGGAATTCGGGGAACCTATTCTTTCGCCATCCGTTCCGGGAAAAAAGGAGGCGGCGAAATTTCACCGTCCAAAGAGAGAAAACGCCGCGGCCGAAGGGAGCGCCTCGGGCCGACGAGGGATGGCGCCCCCTCCCCGCGGCGTTTTCCGGAGACGTTCGGGCCGAAATGCTTTCGCCCGGGTGGTCAGACGAAGACCGGATCCTTAAACTTTGCCAGTTTTTCCAGCGAACTTTTTTCCACATCCACGTG contains these protein-coding regions:
- a CDS encoding succinate dehydrogenase cytochrome b558 subunit; its protein translation is MNHSSFFNRRLHSLLGVIPVGFFLLEHLLTNYYATRGADAYREQVEWLWDIPFLLFLEIFFIFLPLLYHGVYGLYIAFQAKNNVTNFGYFRNLMFMLQRVTGVITFIFVGWHVWETRIYVALNDLSAHEVGLRMNEILSNNLTFALYVIGVIAAVFHFSNGMWSFLVSWGITVGPRAQAVSTWVWAVVFVVVSYIGVRALFAFVDPEFVTQSAQF
- the sdhA gene encoding succinate dehydrogenase flavoprotein subunit, which gives rise to MNEKVIVVGGGLAGLMSTIKLAEAGADVQLFSIVPVKRSHSVCAQGGINGAVNTKGEGDSPWEHFDDTIYGGDFLANQPPVKAMCEAAPGIIYLMDRMGVPFNRTPEGLIDFRRFGGTKHHRTAYAGATTGQQLLYALDEQVRRYEVAGRVTKFEHWEFLSAVLDDEGRCRGIVAQDLRSGEIRAFPADAVILATGGPGIIFGKSTNSMINTGSAASAVYQQGAIYANGEFIQVHPTAIPGDDKLRLMSESARGEGGRVWTYKDGKPWYFLEEWYPAYGNLVPRDIATRAIFKVCVDMKLGINGENMVYLDLSHKDPKELDVKLGGIIEIYEKFMGEDPRKVPMKIFPAVHYSMGGLWVDYNHMTNIPGLFAAGECDYQYHGANRLGANSLLSCIYGGMVAGPSAIRYVRGLEKSAEDLPSTLFEQYRKKEEEKYEQILKMDGNENAYQLHKELGEWMTDNVTVVRYNDRLLKTDEKIQELMERYKRISMIDTSRWSNQAASFTRQLWNMLQLARVITLGAYHRNESRGAHYKPEYPERNDEEWLKTTKAKYTPDGPEFDYEPVDVSLIKPRPRRYDVAKEEAAKQ
- the sdhB gene encoding succinate dehydrogenase iron-sulfur subunit, whose translation is MSEQTVHLIITRQDGPNEKPYTEEFKLPYRKNMNVISALMEIQRNPVNAKGEKTTPVVWESNCLEEVCGACSMVINGKPRQACTALIDHLEQPIRLEPMRTFPVIRDLIVDRSRMFDALKRVKAWIPIDGTYDLGPGPRMPETERQMRYELSKCMTCGVCLEACPNVNSRSNFMGPFVISQVRLFNSHPTGAMNKDERLEALLGEGGLQECGNSQNCVQVCPKGIPLTTSIAAMNREATRFLFRKWLSN
- a CDS encoding DUF1002 domain-containing protein, which produces MNWKRLRKAGVAALAFALIFSLLPAVAFADAVVGETVVTLGADLTPQQRDAILKEMNVDRNVQIVEVTNEEEHRYLGKYVSKATIGTRALSSAKITLAEKGAGITVKTNNITHITETMYANALITAGVKDAEVYVTAPTQVSGTAGLTGILKAFETATDTKISDEQKEVANEEMVRTSELGEKIGDPDKAAQFMMDLKQRMAEEKPETPEEFRNLIINVSNEYNINLSNQDIEQLTQLLQRLSELNIDWGALSDQVKKLRDNLDEILNSDETKGFLETLLDWLASLLDALKQIFSSESA